A genome region from Streptomyces pratensis includes the following:
- a CDS encoding monovalent cation/H+ antiporter complex subunit F: protein MTGPETVDRVLISAAVVLVVVAGALLLFRISRGPSMLDRAIALDVFAAVIIAGLGAKSAFARDAFYFPIMLVLAFLGFTGSVGIARFIAVRDKPLPRRKPAGKEGRK from the coding sequence ATGACCGGTCCCGAGACCGTCGACCGGGTGCTGATCAGTGCCGCGGTCGTGCTCGTCGTCGTCGCGGGCGCGCTGCTGCTCTTCCGGATCAGCCGCGGGCCCTCCATGCTCGACCGGGCCATCGCGCTCGATGTCTTCGCCGCCGTGATAATCGCGGGGCTGGGCGCCAAGTCCGCTTTCGCCCGGGACGCGTTCTACTTCCCGATCATGCTGGTACTCGCCTTTCTCGGCTTCACCGGATCCGTGGGCATCGCCCGTTTCATCGCCGTCCGGGACAAGCCGTTGCCACGTAGGAAGCCCGCCGGGAAGGAGGGACGGAAATGA
- a CDS encoding Na(+)/H(+) antiporter subunit C, whose amino-acid sequence MTMSVSLLATAVVLCAVGGILMLTRPLTRILLGAVIAGNGINLLVLSSTGSAGAAPLLYGVPLRRITDPLPQAIALTAIVITLATTAFLLAMAYRSFQLTGTDEVHDDLEDRRIFLRAEVMGQRAELREEYRAEPGRTRKDRTRYKQEHRRLRARLRADRALQARGRDAGGDLWHDVLGADPEDYVNDTDDDRGAAR is encoded by the coding sequence ATGACCATGAGCGTCTCGCTCCTCGCCACGGCCGTCGTCCTCTGCGCGGTCGGAGGCATCCTCATGCTCACCCGGCCGCTCACCCGCATCCTGCTCGGCGCGGTGATCGCGGGCAACGGCATCAACCTGCTGGTCCTCTCGTCGACCGGCTCCGCGGGCGCGGCGCCCCTGCTCTACGGTGTGCCGCTGCGGCGGATCACCGACCCGCTGCCCCAGGCCATCGCCCTCACCGCCATCGTCATCACCCTCGCCACCACGGCCTTCCTGCTCGCCATGGCCTACCGCAGCTTCCAGCTGACCGGCACGGACGAGGTCCATGACGACCTGGAGGACCGGCGTATCTTCCTGCGCGCCGAGGTGATGGGGCAGCGGGCCGAACTCCGCGAGGAGTACCGGGCGGAGCCCGGGCGCACCCGCAAGGACCGCACCCGCTACAAGCAGGAGCACCGCAGGCTGCGCGCCCGGCTCCGTGCCGACCGGGCCCTGCAGGCCCGGGGCCGCGACGCCGGCGGTGACCTGTGGCACGACGTGCTGGGAGCCGACCCCGAGGACTACGTGAACGACACGGACGACGACCGAGGAGCCGCCCGATGA
- a CDS encoding Na+/H+ antiporter subunit D, producing MNALVPLPVLLPLCATGLSLAFGTRLARFQRFISVAVLSAVLCLSVILMIAADRQGPLSVHLGDFAPPLGITLVADRLSGLMLTVSSAVTLAVLVYSLGQGMADRDKETPVAVFHPAYLILVAGVSLTFIAGDLVNLYVGFEIMLVASFVLLTLGGTGPRIRAGSTYVIISLFSSMLFLTAIAMAYAATGTANFAQLALRLPDLPLGVQTLVQAMLLTVFAIKAAVFPLAAWLPDSYPTAPAPVTAVFAGLLTKVGIYCMLRVETLFFPGNRLGDLLMAVALASMTVGILGAVAQTDLKRLFSFTLISHIGYMVFGIGLATREAYGGAIFYVAHHITVQTTLFLVAGLIERRGGTNELTRLGGLARAAPLLAVLFFVPAMNFAGIPPLSGFIGKLGLMRAGVADGSVWAWILVAGATVTSLLTLYVMAKIWNLAFWRTEPPGQAAYGTVLETADDSDDDDADAGPDRIPGTGDEGVGPPRAPAGQTVAATLQGRAVTTTVRPPVAMTAATAGAVLLGLAFTVLAGPLTAFTDRAAAELIERRPYVEEVLGR from the coding sequence ATGAACGCGCTCGTCCCGCTGCCGGTCCTCCTGCCGCTCTGTGCCACCGGGCTGAGCCTCGCCTTCGGCACCCGGCTCGCGCGCTTCCAGCGCTTCATCAGCGTCGCCGTGCTCAGCGCCGTCCTCTGCCTCTCGGTGATCCTGATGATCGCCGCCGACCGGCAGGGACCCCTCTCCGTCCACCTCGGCGACTTCGCCCCGCCGCTCGGCATCACGCTGGTCGCCGACCGGCTGTCGGGCCTGATGCTGACCGTCTCCTCGGCGGTCACCCTCGCGGTCCTGGTCTACTCACTGGGCCAGGGCATGGCGGACCGGGACAAGGAGACGCCCGTCGCCGTCTTCCACCCCGCCTATCTCATCCTGGTCGCCGGGGTCTCCCTCACCTTCATCGCCGGCGACCTCGTCAACCTTTACGTCGGCTTCGAGATCATGCTGGTCGCCAGCTTCGTCCTGCTCACGCTCGGCGGAACCGGCCCCCGGATCCGGGCGGGCTCGACGTACGTGATCATCTCGCTGTTCTCCTCGATGCTGTTCCTGACGGCGATCGCCATGGCCTACGCGGCCACGGGCACGGCCAACTTCGCCCAGCTGGCCCTCCGGCTGCCCGACCTCCCCCTCGGTGTGCAGACCCTGGTCCAGGCCATGCTGCTCACCGTCTTCGCCATCAAGGCCGCCGTCTTCCCCCTCGCCGCCTGGCTCCCCGACTCCTACCCGACGGCGCCCGCGCCCGTCACCGCCGTCTTCGCGGGCCTGCTGACGAAGGTCGGCATCTACTGCATGCTGCGCGTCGAGACCCTGTTCTTCCCCGGGAACCGGCTCGGCGACCTGCTGATGGCCGTAGCCCTCGCCTCGATGACCGTGGGCATTCTCGGCGCGGTCGCCCAGACCGACCTCAAGCGGCTCTTCTCCTTCACCCTGATCAGCCACATCGGCTACATGGTCTTCGGAATCGGCCTCGCCACCCGGGAGGCCTACGGTGGCGCGATCTTCTACGTGGCCCACCACATCACCGTCCAGACCACCCTCTTCCTCGTCGCGGGCCTCATCGAACGCCGGGGCGGCACCAACGAGCTGACCCGGCTCGGCGGACTGGCCCGGGCGGCTCCGCTGCTCGCGGTCCTCTTCTTCGTCCCCGCGATGAACTTCGCCGGCATCCCACCGCTCTCCGGTTTCATCGGGAAGCTCGGACTCATGCGGGCAGGTGTCGCCGACGGCAGCGTGTGGGCCTGGATCCTCGTCGCCGGTGCCACGGTGACGAGCCTGCTCACCCTGTACGTGATGGCCAAGATCTGGAATCTGGCCTTCTGGCGTACGGAGCCCCCGGGGCAGGCCGCCTACGGCACCGTCCTCGAGACCGCCGACGACAGCGACGACGACGATGCCGACGCCGGACCCGACCGCATCCCCGGCACGGGCGACGAAGGAGTGGGACCGCCCCGGGCCCCGGCCGGACAGACCGTTGCCGCCACCCTCCAGGGGCGGGCCGTCACGACCACGGTCCGTCCGCCCGTGGCCATGACCGCCGCCACTGCGGGCGCCGTCCTGCTCGGCCTCGCCTTCACCGTGCTGGCCGGTCCGCTGACGGCCTTCACCGACCGCGCGGCAGCCGAACTCATCGAGCGCCGCCCCTATGTGGAGGAGGTGCTCGGCCGGTGA
- a CDS encoding Na+/H+ antiporter subunit E has product MRRLITLSYHNPDLPPFSIEFAGRRRRVLDLPLISWLTLIWVMLWSTLTWANVVTGAVVAVIVCLAFPLPQVDLGLRLHPWGILRLGGYLLYDMYTSGVKVTRQIFADRPHRPAVIGVPLRCRSDLMLAATAVTVSNVPGGSLVEVRRATATLFLHVLDADRPEELEAARRSVWKLEELTVRAFGTSDEIARVSEPPPAAESGTGTGTGTGSDSDSGQGET; this is encoded by the coding sequence GTGAGACGACTGATCACGCTGTCGTACCACAACCCCGACCTGCCCCCCTTCAGCATCGAGTTCGCCGGCCGCAGGCGCCGTGTGCTCGACCTTCCGCTGATCTCCTGGCTCACCCTGATCTGGGTCATGCTGTGGTCCACCCTGACCTGGGCCAACGTCGTCACCGGCGCGGTCGTCGCGGTGATCGTCTGCCTGGCGTTCCCCCTGCCGCAGGTCGATCTGGGGCTGCGGCTGCACCCCTGGGGCATCCTCCGGCTCGGCGGCTACCTGCTCTACGACATGTACACCTCGGGAGTGAAGGTCACCCGGCAGATCTTCGCCGACCGTCCGCACCGGCCCGCCGTCATCGGCGTGCCCCTGCGCTGCCGCAGCGACCTGATGCTCGCCGCGACCGCCGTCACCGTCTCGAACGTGCCGGGCGGCTCCCTCGTCGAGGTGCGCAGGGCGACGGCCACGCTCTTCCTGCACGTCCTGGACGCGGACAGGCCCGAGGAGCTGGAGGCGGCCCGGCGGTCCGTCTGGAAGCTGGAGGAGCTCACGGTCCGTGCCTTCGGCACCTCCGACGAGATCGCGCGCGTCTCCGAACCGCCACCGGCCGCAGAATCCGGCACCGGCACCGGCACCGGCACCGGCTCCGATTCCGACTCCGGGCAGGGGGAGACATGA